The genomic DNA TCGTCGAGCAATTCGACCAGCTCCAGCAGCTCCAAGAGCTCTAACAGCTCTAACAGCTCCAGCAGCACTAGCAGTGCGAGCAGCACCGGCAGCACTGGCCGCTCCAGCGGCTCCAGCAACGCCGTCAATGCTATCAGCTCCAACAGCGCTAGCAGCACCACTAGCAACTGACTAGCCGTGGCAGTCGTGCACTCTTGCCTAGTGATGTATATTTTTTGGCACATGTTGATTAATTGAGCGAGCTACCTGTCCAGCATATGGCCTGGACATGGAATCAACAAGTTACACGGGATCTATAGTTTATTCTCCATCGTGCTTTGATAGCCATCCATGAGTTTCATTCCATTATTCGTGTGTTTCGTCTGCCTTGCATGGTGTTGCTACACCGGCACATTGTGTAGCGTGCGCCTTGAGATCGGCCCATTGtacggcacgcgcctcggcgccccGCATAGTCGAAGGGATCCTGCACCTCGCCACCAAGGCCCAGTTCTTGGTGCTGGGAATGCGCAAGGCTTCCGTCTCGCACACCCATCCAGCACGCATATGGAGCCGGGCGACGTAGGCATAATAGGCAAGGTGCTTCGAGTGAACTTGGTCCGCATCCGCCGCCGTAACGAGACGCTGAACGAACCACTCTGTATAGGCAAGGAGTGCAGCGAGGTTGTGGGGTATCATATGAGGGGCCACAGGGGTCTGTGCAGGCACAGCCGATGCTTCCCCGCAGAGAAGCTCGCCGATTTCTGCTCCGTCGAGGCGCAAGTGGGTCGGTGTGAACCGCGCGCCTTCCAGCGTCCAGGCACAACAGGGTATATTGACAAAGCCGAAGCAGTAGGGCGTGCTGGCGGCGAGAACCGGTACCCACGGCgtgagctcgtcggcatgGTTGCCGATCAGAAATGCAccgctcggcaaggccgGCGATGTGCCTCGGAGCGCTCCTGGCGCATCAAACATGCACGCCTGCAGCACAGCGCCTTCCTTCGCGTAGTTGGGCCACGACTTGCGCTCGCGTGCGTCAAAGCCGTAGCCGTGGTATCCTTCCTTGGACAAGATGTAGACCAGCAATCCATTTCCGCAGCCCACGTCGACAAACCCGCCGGGTGGCTGCCCCCACGACTTCCCGCGCGGAGAGTCACACGCAAGCGATGCGCCGGGCGAAAACATGTCTTTCCACAGGAGCATGAGGTAGGCCGCGATCCCCAAGTCTTCAAAGACATGCTTCTTGGGGTCGGTCACTTCGGCCCATGACTGAATCAGGCTGCTTGCGTACTCGGTCCGCAGCGCAATGTACAGGTCCTGGTACGCTTCGCGCGGGACAAGCACATCGTGCACAACGCGCTTCACATAGGACGTCGCGTGCCCATAGCTGTGCTGatgcaagaggcgcagaAGCGAGAGAGCCGTGCGCCCTAGCCGGCCATTTTCGTCGAGCGGTGCCCCACCTTGCGATGCAGGAAACGGTACAAAGGCCACAGACACCGTCCCTTGGGCGTCAGGAtaggcggccggcgccgcgttgGAGTAGTGGAatgcgacgcagcgcacggccgggTGGTAATAGGGCACCTCGGACGCGTGCTGTGGAAAGTCGGAGGGAGCACGTTCGCGttgcagcgcatccgcaTCGCACTGCTCCGTCTCCTGGTCCGACGCACGTAGCGTCGTGTACGATACCTGTCCGTGCGTCGCATTGGCGAAAATGGCGCATTCTTGCAGCATGCCTCGGTCGATCTGCGTACGACGTGGTAGCAGTCTCCGCACGCACTTGTACTTTTGTATGAAAGCATCCACGTTACACTCCGTTTCGTCTTCATCCCATACCTCGCAGCGCCGAATGCTGCTGCTGTTGCGCTCTGGAAATTGGATCCagtcgcgcatcgtcgcgagCCAACTTTCGAGCGAGTAATatgccggcgcctcgaccatGCGCACCCACTCCCCCCCTTCAACCaatgcgtgccgcgcactcCCCCCCGTCTCGCCGACATACACAGGGTGAaacagcgcgcgcgccggcgcttcTGCTTCGCGCGGCATGACGGCCAAAAGTGGCTTACTAAGCTtctgcgtcgagcgcgccggtcgtTGTGCGACGGTGAGGGGCCAGGTTGGCACGGAAGAGTGCCGAGGATGATGCATCTGTACAACCTCACGCTTGAGCCGTCGTCGAATGTGACGGCGGCGGTTGTCGGCCAGTTCTCCGGGACGCGGCAACAAGAGATTGTGGTGGCACGCGGGAGCCGTTTGGAGCTCTACCAAGTCGACACGCAGTCGGGCAAGGTGTCGCGTATTGTGTCGCAGGACACGTTTGGCAATATCCGGAGCATGGTCAACTTCCGTTTGACAGGCGGTACGAAGGATTATGTGATTCTTGGCAGCGATTCGGGCCGGAttgtcgtgctcgagtaCAATGCCAAGGAGCTGCGTTTCGACAAGCTGCACCAAGAGACCTTTGGCCGCTCGGGCAACCGCCGTGTGATTCCCGGGCAGTACCTTGCGGCGGATCCCAAAGGGCGTGCTGTGCTGATTGGGGCTGTCGAAAAAGGCAAGCTGATCTATATCCTGAACCGCGATGCGGATGCAAACCTGACAATTTCTAGCCCCCTCGAGGCGAACAAGGCGACGACGGTCGTGGAGAGCGTCGTCGGTGTGGATGTCGGCTACGAGAACCCCCTCTTTGCCTCGCTCGAGTTCGACTTTGGCGAGGCCGACCAGGATCCGacgggcgaggcggcggtgcacaCCCAAAAGAATCTGACCTACTACGAGTTGGACCTTGGTTTGAACCAcatcgtgcgccgctggtCGGGGCCGGTGGATGCGCGTGCTCACCACTTGATCCAGGTCCCGGGTGGGTACAACCACAACACCGAGCGGTGGGACGGCCCGAGCGGCGTCCTGGTCTGTTCGGAGAACTACATTGTGTACAAGCACCAAGGACAGCCTGAGCACCGGGTACCGATTCCCCGGCGGCAGAACCCTGTGGCACGCGAGGACCGCGGCTCGATGATCGTGGCGAGCGTGCTGCACAAGATGAAGAGTGCCTTCTTCTTCCTCGTGCAGAACGAGGAGGGCGACTTGTTCAAGGTCACGCTCGAccacgacgaggaagagATCCAGGCATTGCGCATCAAGTACTTTGATACGGTGCCGGTCGCTGCGAATCTGTGCATTCTGCGCGCTGGCTTCCTGTACGTCGCGTCGGAgtacggcgcgcagcacctgTACTCCTTCCAAAaactcggcgacgacgacgagatccCCGAGTACAGCTCGCTAGACTACCCCGACTTTGGAACTCGCCCCGACGCCCTGCCGCCGATTCCCACCTTTACGCCGCAGGTCGTGGAGAACATTGCGCTCGTAgacgagcagcaggcgctcgatccGATCATGGACGCCAAGGTGTCGAACCCCCTCGGCTcggatgcgccgcagaTTTATacggcgtgcggccgcggcgcacagagCGCCTTCCGCCAGCTGCGCCATGGCCTTGAGGTGAG from Malassezia japonica chromosome 1, complete sequence includes the following:
- the TRM44 gene encoding tRNA(Ser) (uridine(44)-2'-O)-methyltransferase (BUSCO:EOG092614DJ; EggNog:ENOG503NUA3; COG:S) — translated: MPREAEAPARALFHPVYVGETGGSARHALVEGGEWVRMVEAPAYYSLESWLATMRDWIQFPERNSSSIRRCEIDRGMLQECAIFANATHGQVSYTTLRASDQETEQCDADALQRERAPSDFPQHASEVPYYHPAVRCVAFHYSNAAPAAYPDAQGTVSVAFVPFPASQGGAPLDENGRLGRTALSLLRLLHQHSYGHATSYVKRVVHDVLVPREAYQDLYIALRTEYASSLIQSWAEVTDPKKHVFEDLGIAAYLMLLWKDMFSPGASLACDSPRGKSWGQPPGGFVDVGCGNGLLVYILSKEGYHGYGFDARERKSWPNYAKEGAVLQACMFDAPGALRGTSPALPSGAFLIGNHADELTPWVPVLAASTPYCFGFVNIPCCAWTLEGARFTPTHLRLDGAEIGELLCGEASAVPAQTPVAPHMIPHNLAALLAYTEWFVQRLVTAADADQVHSKHLAYYAYVARLHMRAGWVCETEALRIPSTKNWALVARRTLHNVPV